The genomic stretch CATTTTCATGGCTGGGAAGGCTGATTGTAGATATAGTTTGGCAGGCTTATGCAGAGGGTTATTGGCAACTTGAAAACTACTATCAATATGTAACAGGTAGAATAAGGAGGGTTAGAGAGAATAATCAGAAGAACAAGTAGTATACAGGCGTAGAGAGAATAATCAGAAGAGAAAGTTTGGAGAGGAGGGAGTTGGATATTGGGTAGATGGATTACCAATATTAAGAGAATATATTATAAATGTGCTCATAGGTACAAAATCCCGCATTGGTTCTTTACTAGGTGAGATTGGACTTTATTGACTCCAATTGTAACTTGACTATTTATTTTAGAGATACGGTGCAATCAAGGGTAGCACTTTTCCTGGATTATGACAAATAGTATTAAAGCAATCTAATAACACCATGTGGCACATAGAACCATAATCACCAGGTAGTTTCCAGGCACATAGAACCATAATCCAAAAGCAACAAGCTTTAAGAAAGTAAAATCTGAATAAATTATACAAGGCCTCCGGGATATTTTGTGATGCTCTCAAAtgtcatgaatgaaaattaaatcTATAGTCAATACTAACTAGTTGATACAAGGGCTAGAGGTTTTATTCTATTTGCTACCCATCCAGAGAACGAAAATTCTCTTAAAAACATAGCGGGACTTCGTCTCACAAAACCAGCAGACCAGTGCTGACACAACACCAAACTAACCAACTTCAACAAAGAAGCGGGAATCTATGCTCTCATTCAACTAGCTACCTATTTCTTTCTAGCCTAAGTTCTCAAAACAGTCTTAGATTAGCAGAGTGCATCGGTTCCTATCTGAGATGGACATGTAGAAGTGGTTGTAGAAGCTAACACTCAGTGAAGGTGCCAGCACGTTTAATATTTCCATGAGTTCTACCTTGGAAGATCACCTCGCcacatttaacatttttatgGTTAACATGTTTCTTATAAGGTGAATACATCTATAAATAAGTTTGAGCTTGTAACTCGTGCTTCAAAACAGCAAGGCATGTGGCTTACCTTGATCTGGTGCCCTTACAAGGTTGAATTTTGTCTACAAAACAATTAGTCAGGTTGAATAATTGGGAAATGGAAAATATATGCTGCTGCATAATTCCTTGATTCAAACAGAGAACCAGTACCTGATGGAACACTTTAAATTGGAGAGAATTCAACTCACTAGTAACTAAGTAACAGACTTTACAACTAGAAAAATTACCACAATACTTGGTTCAACtgagaaaatgatgaaagaAGGAAATTCCTCTAAAAACTGATCCCAAACCAGAGGAAATTAGTACAATGTAAAAGCAAGGGTTTCTCAGCTGAAACTCTGATGAAACAGAAGTCTGAACTCTGAAGAGTTAACACAACTCGCTTcgttaaaatatttgtaatgGTTGATTGTTAATGTAATAGGATCATACAACCCTAATGCAATGCACttgaccaaacaaaaaaaaaaagtatcaatgAGGTATAGATATGGTATAGCAAACTCCATCATAATATGtcattaaataattcaaaatcaatGCATCAGCAGGAAGCAACACTTAGGTAATCTAGAGCCATCTGTATTCAAGCTTCATGTCATTTAATCATTCAAATCCAATATGAGAGAAAGGAAATTAACCTAAATTGAACAACCAAATATATGCATTCACGGTGAGCACACACCAGCACACAGGTGCACGCATTGTGTGTGCGCGTATAaagtatagtatatatatatatacaccaaacTTAGTAGCCATATATTTTCCAGATTTCTTAGGATAACTTTACTGTAGAGTTACCCCTCAACATTTACTCCCTATAGAACATTTTTAGTTTGTCCTTATTTCATTGTGTCTCACAAATTATTAAACACTGTGTGATACAAAATCtgaaacatttaattaaaaataataatttgaactttaataagaaattaccttaaaaaaatagagaaccCTAAACTGCCAGGTTACCAATGGATATGTCAAAATATTACTAACTGACCTTCCACTAAGCTGAGGCGGAACTAGCACACCACGAACAGTATCTGGAACATTCCTGGAATGAGGTAAGGTCCCTCTTGGAACCTTTCTTCGGGGAAGAAGAGCTGAAGCTGACCCGTTTGAGTCTCTCTTGCGTGATGCATTTTCAGCCATGGCGGCAGCAACCCGAGAGGAGTGATCACTATTATTCAACAGACTGGATGACATAGCAGGTGAGTTCAAGAGAAAGGAAGCATCTGGAAGTCTCCCGATTGGCTGCTCTGATGACTCCACAGAAGTGCTTTGTGGTTGCTGATTTGATGGTGTCAATGATACCCTAAATGCAGCGAATTAATGGGAAAAGTGAGTTTAAAGACTAACAAAATTCCAAACCATGGTCTAATCCCAAAACCCAAAAGCTCAAGCGAATAAGTTTAGCTCATGAATGTTATATCACCTACTCACTTTTGTCATTATTACTTGAGATTCCATGgcacgagaaaaaaaaaaaaatcttctttccattttcttacAACACAACTCAAGCACTTCAATTGCGAAACCGAAAATCCAAAATAACTTTTTCATTATCCATTAATGTTCTGATTACCCTAAATGCAGAGAATCAATAGTAAACTCGAGTTTAAagtttaataaaattcaaaatcatgGTCTAAACTAAAAACCCAAAAGCTAATGCTAACGGATTgcgctcaggaaaaaaaaaaatcaaaattatctTTTTCGTTTTCTTACACTATCTTACCAACCAAACAGAGAAGAacagagaaaaggaaaaactttcATCGCTACAAAATAAGTACTTCAATTACGAAacccaaaactatcaatttcaaaaccaaaaaacaaactTTTTCATTATGTATCAATTTGAACACATAGAACTCAATAATAAGATAAGAAATGGAGAGAATGAGGGATTACTGATTCTGAGGAGAAACAGGAAGCTGAGGATTATCGTTTGGAGCTTCTTCTGGGTCGTTTTGGTGGTCTTCGCCGGACTCCGATACGTCGTCGTCTGAGGACGAAGCGTAGTCTACCAGagacatctctctctctctctgaactCCTCTTCCTCTCTGATTAACGCTCTCTGTGCCTGCCTTTCTGCAATACCAGAAATGGACAGTTTTGTCACTTCACCAAGCGACGTCGTTCCATTGTACATAACATTTAGTTTCCCAtaatgacaaaagaaaaggttaaaaaaaaaaaactgagaaataGTTTCCCTGGAGCTGACcaaattatttcaattattaatGTGAATGAAGTGATTGAGAATTTATggttaaatagtaatttaagaacatgttttcttctaaattgaaaaaaaaaaaaaaaaatctaatctaTAAACTTGACATCTATCGAAAATGCATGTTTAatggattgaattgaaataaaacTTTATCCATAGTTTAATGTAGTTTTATCACCGAAGAGATGTTGGTTACGAAAAAGTATGAGAAAAAAAGTTGGATAAACTATTATTAGTATCATAGATTTATATTCTCGAGATTATTTTAGAGTAATAATATAGTAAAATTCTTAAATCttgactattatttttgaatgattTAGATTTTGTTAACTCAACGTTTC from Corylus avellana chromosome ca1, CavTom2PMs-1.0 encodes the following:
- the LOC132189224 gene encoding uncharacterized protein LOC132189224, which encodes MSLVDYASSSDDDVSESGEDHQNDPEEAPNDNPQLPVSPQNQVSLTPSNQQPQSTSVESSEQPIGRLPDASFLLNSPAMSSSLLNNSDHSSRVAAAMAENASRKRDSNGSASALLPRRKVPRGTLPHSRNVPDTVRGVLVPPQLSGRSNVVTEDIGKLFVRKHAEPEP